The following proteins come from a genomic window of Coffea arabica cultivar ET-39 chromosome 11c, Coffea Arabica ET-39 HiFi, whole genome shotgun sequence:
- the LOC113716567 gene encoding glucan endo-1,3-beta-glucosidase 13-like → MLCVPKIQSVMATPSAPLLLLFLSLISLSSLPSTLSASGSIAINYGRVANDLPSPPHVVQLLKAQGLTKVKLYDTDSTVLSALSGSGISVTVALPNELLSSAAAGQSYTDSWVQSNIFAYYPKTLIEAIAVGNEVFVDPKNTTPFLVPAMKNVYSSLVKYNVSSIKISSPIALSALQTSYPSSSGSFQPELVEPVIKPMLNFLKQTGSYVMVNAYPFFAYTANTDTISLDYALFRDDKGVTDPNNGLVYKSLFEAQLDAVFAAMNTLGFNDVKVVVSETGWPSKGDENEVGASQQNAAAYNGNLVRRVLTSGGTPLRPDEPLNVYLFALFNENQKTGPTSERNYGLFYPSEQKVYDVPLTLEALASAPTASPSNTSRVVTKPPSTSSSGDFFPSTAGQTWCVASGDVGEEKLKAALDYACGEGAADCRPIQPGATCYNPNTLVAHASYAFNSYYQKNARRSGSCYFGGAAYVVSQLPKYGSCDYPTGY, encoded by the exons ATGCTCTGCGTCCCAAAGATCCAGAGCGTCATGGCAACTCCTTCGgcccccctcctcctcctcttcctctcCCTCATCTCCCTCTCTTCCCTCCCCTCCACCCTCTCCGCCAGCGGCTCAATTGCCATCAACTACGGCCGTGTTGCCAACGACCTCCCGTCCCCGCCCCACGTCGTCCAGCTTCTCAAAGCCCAAGGCCTCACTAAAGTTAAGCTCTACGACACAGACTCCACTGTCCTTTCAGCCCTCTCCGGTTCCGGCATCTCCGTGACCGTTGCACTTCCCAACGAACTGCTTTCCTCCGCCGCTGCTGGCCAATCCTACACTGACTCGTGGGTGCAGTCCAACATCTTTGCTTACTACCCCAAAACTCTCATCGAAGCCATTGCCGTCGGGAACGAAGTTTTCGTGGACCCCAAGAACACCACTCCTTTCCTCGTACCCGCCATGAAAAACGTCTACTCTTCGCTGGTTAAGTACAACGTTTCCTCCATCAAGATATCTTCCCCCATCGCTCTCAGCGCACTGCAAACCTCGTACCCGTCGTCCTCCGGTTCGTTCCAGCCGGAGCTGGTTGAACCGGTGATCAAACCGATGCTAAACTTCTTGAAACAAACCGGTTCGTATGTCATGGTCAATGCGTATCCGTTCTTCGCTTACACGGCGAACACGGACACGATTTCGTTGGACTACGCCTTGTTTCGTGACGATAAAGGCGTAACGGACCCGAATAACGGGCTGGTCTACAAGAGCCTGTTCGAGGCCCAACTCGACGCCGTTTTCGCAGCGATGAATACGTTGGGTTTTAACGACGTCAAAGTCGTGGTGTCCGAAACCGGGTGGCCGTCCAAGGGGGACGAAAATGAAGTGGGTGCAAGCCAGCAGAATGCGGCGGCGTACAACGGGAATCTGGTGCGCAGGGTGCTTACCAGTGGTGGGACCCCTCTGAGGCCCGACGAGCCGCTCAACGTCTACTTGTTTGCTCTCTTCAATGAGAATCAGAAGACAGGGCCCACCTCCGAGAGGAATTATGGGCTCTTTTACCCGAGCGAGCAGAAAGTTTACGATGTTCCGCTGACGCTGGAGGCCTTGGCCAGTGCACCCACGGCTTCGCCGTCGAACACGAGTCGGGTGGTGACGAAGCCTCCGTCCACGTCCAGCAGTGGTGATTTTTTCCCCAGCACCGCGGGCCAGACTTGGTGCGTGGCGAGTGGAGATGTTGGGGAGGAGAAGTTGAAGGCGGCACTGGATTATGCTTGTGGGGAAGGAGCTGCTGATTGCCGTCCGATTCAGCCTGGAGCCACATGTTACAATCCGAACACACTCGTGGCCCACGCATCGTACGCTTTCAATAGCTATTATCAGAAGAATGCACGGAGGAGTGGGTCCTGTTATTTTGGGGGTGCAGCCTACGTGGTCTCTCAATTGCCCA AGTATGGGAGCTGCGACTATCCCACGGGCTATTGA